The Endozoicomonas montiporae CL-33 genome contains a region encoding:
- a CDS encoding IS4 family transposase produces MPLPPLELIIAFIACLGGDGCSTTQADLYRKFIEMTGLNISDHSWREQVKKTSLPLLILWLWLRCLDAVSRKVISFEPSSPFSEFQHIWLHDGSSQAVYDELKDVLPGRFNKVSPAAIEMHATVDLLEDSFVRVQMTEDTRSERACLPALHSSLKRTLILIDAGYFELEYFGAVDDREGCFLCRAPQSINPVIHWCEREDGKQYHRYEGKKLNEVLSSFPKDKCMDLDVEWSQLSKRTFRLVVRWNGQRGCWVFIVTNLSRDNFSLEQVFLAYRLRWQIELIFKEVKSYAGWHRFNTKFATLVISLILLSFIVATLKRYLAHATEADMNAEISTHKVAKCGTHLFGNVMKSLMKKSRCLSRDLKSLISFWEKSAKREHPARDRQTGRSVLGLISGGAA; encoded by the coding sequence GTGCCACTACCGCCTCTCGAACTCATCATAGCCTTTATTGCCTGCCTTGGTGGTGACGGATGTTCAACGACACAGGCTGACTTGTACCGGAAGTTTATTGAGATGACCGGTTTGAACATTTCTGACCATTCATGGCGGGAGCAAGTCAAAAAGACTTCTCTTCCCCTGTTGATTCTCTGGCTCTGGCTGCGGTGTCTTGATGCTGTCAGTCGCAAAGTAATTAGCTTTGAACCAAGCAGTCCCTTTTCTGAATTTCAACATATCTGGCTCCATGATGGTTCGTCTCAGGCCGTCTATGACGAGCTTAAGGACGTTTTGCCGGGGCGGTTTAACAAAGTCAGTCCAGCTGCCATCGAAATGCATGCTACTGTCGATTTGCTTGAAGATAGTTTTGTCCGCGTACAAATGACAGAAGATACTCGTTCGGAAAGAGCTTGCCTGCCGGCGCTTCACTCTTCTCTGAAGCGGACGTTGATACTTATTGATGCCGGTTATTTCGAGCTGGAGTACTTCGGGGCTGTTGATGATCGGGAAGGCTGCTTTCTGTGCAGGGCACCACAAAGTATCAATCCGGTTATTCACTGGTGTGAAAGAGAGGACGGTAAGCAGTATCACCGTTACGAAGGGAAAAAGCTCAATGAAGTATTGTCTTCCTTTCCCAAAGACAAGTGCATGGATCTTGATGTTGAGTGGTCTCAACTGAGTAAGCGAACATTTCGTCTTGTTGTGCGCTGGAACGGTCAGAGAGGGTGCTGGGTATTTATTGTCACTAATTTAAGCAGAGATAATTTCAGTTTGGAGCAAGTCTTCTTGGCGTATCGCCTGAGATGGCAGATTGAACTGATATTCAAGGAAGTTAAATCATATGCAGGCTGGCACCGATTCAATACTAAATTTGCCACTCTGGTTATCAGCCTGATATTACTGTCGTTTATTGTAGCAACACTGAAGCGATATTTGGCTCATGCAACGGAAGCCGATATGAATGCTGAAATATCGACCCATAAAGTGGCGAAATGTGGCACTCATCTTTTTGGAAATGTCATGAAATCGCTAATGAAAAAAAGCCGGTGCTTATCTCGTGACCTGAAAAGCCTGATTTCATTCTGGGAGAAGAGCGCAAAGCGTGAACATCCGGCCAGAGATAGGCAAACCGGGCGATCTGTATTAGGGTTGATCTCAGGCGGTGCCGCTTAA
- a CDS encoding transposase gives MLIRPLPVVTAFLDALNDSLKSINSSAQLSRSQKVALGVFIMGIVVTKTINWAAFERRSLGRFKATRLCWMFYQAEIAWQSLLQASVRNILLRYGIQSGTLAIDDTGKKRTKRTSKIDGAHKIKDKSTGGYFNGQELVFMVLVTEVATFPVGFRFYIPDPELSAWRKKDKALRKQGIQKKERPNRPEPDHVRYPTMQSLTLVMLQEFVDSFPNITIKAILADALYGTGDFMDKAAEITGGAQVVSQLRSNQKVSNRNHSEATLKAYFSRQKGAETQLIIRGGKEEQVTMLAARLYVKAHGKRRFVIALKYEGEEDYRYLVASDMSWRHTDIARIYTLRWLVEVFIQDWKAHCGWNRLSKQQGADGSQRGVILSLLCEHMLLLHPEQFVLLKNKQAGMPAGCLIERLNAEALLATVKSVVESEDPDTELKALALALEHTLPKRESSRHMAGRDLGEQKATDSLKAHARKFKLLDAA, from the coding sequence TTGCTAATTCGCCCATTACCCGTTGTCACTGCCTTTCTGGATGCTTTGAATGATTCGCTCAAGTCCATCAATTCCTCTGCGCAGTTGAGTAGATCCCAGAAAGTGGCACTGGGCGTTTTTATCATGGGAATCGTGGTAACTAAAACTATTAACTGGGCTGCTTTTGAGCGCAGAAGCTTAGGCAGATTCAAAGCGACCCGTCTGTGCTGGATGTTTTATCAAGCAGAAATTGCATGGCAAAGCCTGCTACAGGCCAGCGTCAGAAATATTCTTCTACGCTATGGAATACAAAGTGGAACCCTTGCTATCGACGATACAGGAAAAAAGCGCACTAAAAGGACTTCAAAAATCGACGGTGCCCATAAGATAAAAGACAAATCAACAGGTGGTTATTTTAATGGGCAGGAACTGGTGTTTATGGTGCTCGTTACTGAAGTAGCTACCTTTCCAGTAGGGTTTCGCTTTTATATTCCTGACCCTGAGTTATCTGCATGGAGGAAGAAAGACAAGGCGCTCAGGAAGCAAGGCATTCAGAAAAAAGAACGACCGAACCGTCCTGAGCCAGATCATGTTCGTTACCCCACCATGCAGTCGTTGACGCTGGTTATGCTGCAAGAATTTGTTGATTCGTTTCCCAACATTACGATCAAAGCAATTCTCGCTGATGCACTGTATGGCACAGGAGACTTTATGGATAAGGCTGCGGAAATAACAGGCGGAGCCCAGGTTGTCAGCCAACTGCGCTCGAATCAGAAAGTATCCAACCGAAACCACTCGGAAGCGACTCTCAAAGCTTACTTTTCGCGCCAGAAAGGCGCTGAAACTCAACTCATAATACGCGGTGGCAAAGAAGAGCAGGTCACGATGCTGGCTGCTCGGCTGTATGTTAAGGCTCATGGGAAAAGACGTTTTGTTATTGCCCTGAAGTATGAGGGTGAAGAGGATTATCGCTATCTGGTGGCTTCAGATATGTCATGGCGGCATACCGACATAGCCAGGATTTACACCTTGAGGTGGTTGGTCGAGGTTTTCATTCAAGACTGGAAAGCTCATTGTGGCTGGAACAGGTTGAGCAAACAGCAAGGTGCTGACGGATCGCAGCGCGGCGTGATCCTGAGCCTGCTGTGCGAACACATGCTGTTACTGCACCCTGAGCAATTCGTCCTACTGAAAAACAAACAGGCCGGAATGCCCGCAGGCTGTCTGATCGAACGCCTCAATGCAGAAGCCTTGCTTGCTACGGTGAAATCAGTGGTTGAATCGGAAGATCCAGATACCGAGCTTAAGGCTCTGGCCTTAGCCTTAGAGCATACTTTGCCCAAGCGGGAGTCGAGCAGGCATATGGCTGGTAGAGACCTGGGAGAACAAAAGGCAACTGACTCACTCAAAGCACACGCCCGGAAGTTTAAACTTTTAGATGCAGCTTAG
- a CDS encoding transposase produces MLAACIVHPDRETVLPLAPEPIVHQDGTTKNDCEKNALKRLLSDIKRDHPQLKLVIVLDGLYADGPTVRLIRSYGWHYIIVAKDGNHTSMIEAMDALDQKGDVKRFEMTDGNGAKHWCRYANGVPLNKTEPVEIVNVLDYVETDKKGKRHTWGWITDIPLTEETVLPTAEGGRCRWHIENETFNTLKNQGYELEHNYGHGEQHLATNLAYLTFLAFLVDQIQQLCCPVFQKALKLRARGTRTYLWKLILRYASKYEITNKNSSR; encoded by the coding sequence ATGCTGGCCGCCTGCATTGTCCATCCTGACAGAGAAACCGTATTGCCTCTGGCCCCCGAGCCCATTGTTCACCAAGATGGCACAACCAAGAATGACTGTGAAAAAAATGCCCTCAAACGTCTCCTTTCAGACATCAAGCGAGATCACCCGCAATTGAAGCTGGTTATTGTGCTGGACGGTCTCTACGCTGATGGTCCGACAGTTCGACTGATAAGAAGTTATGGGTGGCACTACATCATTGTTGCCAAAGATGGCAATCACACTTCGATGATTGAGGCTATGGATGCGCTGGATCAGAAGGGCGATGTCAAACGATTTGAGATGACTGACGGCAACGGTGCCAAACACTGGTGCCGTTATGCCAATGGGGTTCCCCTGAACAAGACTGAACCGGTTGAAATCGTCAATGTGCTTGATTACGTCGAAACAGACAAGAAAGGCAAACGGCACACCTGGGGCTGGATAACCGACATCCCGTTAACCGAAGAAACTGTACTCCCCACAGCCGAAGGAGGAAGATGTCGTTGGCACATAGAAAATGAAACCTTCAATACCCTGAAGAACCAAGGCTACGAACTTGAACACAACTATGGTCACGGTGAGCAGCACCTGGCAACCAATCTGGCTTACCTGACCTTCCTGGCTTTCCTGGTGGATCAAATACAGCAACTATGTTGCCCGGTCTTCCAGAAAGCCCTGAAACTAAGGGCGCGTGGAACACGCACCTATCTCTGGAAATTGATTCTGCGTTATGCCTCTAAATACGAGATTACTAACAAAAATTCAAGTAGGTGA